Proteins from a genomic interval of Beijerinckia indica subsp. indica ATCC 9039:
- a CDS encoding MFS transporter: MSETIVNHVSRSSSRSQLRPAAMASGAHSSEERQIIGLISRKLLPFLAVIYIVAYVDRAVLGFAKLHMNADVGIGDAAYGLGAGLFFVGYFLCEVPSNLALERFGPRLWFARILATWGLITIAMSLISGPLSFYILRFLLGAAEAGLYPGILYVLTKWFPLRHRARIIGLLVLAQPIALIVTGPIAGLILSTPGAFGLSNWQVLFIVCGLPAMLLALPTLWILPASPRHARWLTPHQLSWIERELAAEKTTLKLESHSNPLRAITDRRVLLLALLFLPFPLAIYGLSLWLPTIIKQFGVSDLAIGFLSTVPYLFAVAGLCIIPAHSDARGERHWHIVVVAALAAVTLAASAFVETPALQLLFLSLAAFCIYPIQAVIWTLPGVFLTGASAAVGIATINSLANLGGYIGPYGIGLLKDATGSTAAGLYFLAAVLLFGVFMAFVVRASLDKTQALKSRR, encoded by the coding sequence ATGTCAGAGACAATCGTCAATCATGTTTCAAGATCGTCTTCCCGATCGCAGCTTCGCCCTGCAGCCATGGCGTCCGGTGCTCATTCCTCGGAAGAACGGCAGATCATCGGGCTCATCAGCCGGAAGTTGCTGCCTTTTCTGGCGGTGATCTACATTGTTGCTTACGTGGATCGGGCGGTGCTCGGCTTCGCCAAGCTGCATATGAATGCGGATGTGGGCATTGGAGATGCTGCCTACGGCCTTGGCGCGGGGTTGTTCTTCGTCGGCTACTTCCTGTGCGAAGTCCCGAGCAATCTCGCCTTGGAGCGTTTTGGTCCCCGGCTTTGGTTCGCCCGTATTCTCGCGACCTGGGGCCTCATCACGATCGCCATGTCGCTCATTTCCGGCCCGCTGTCTTTCTATATTTTGCGCTTCCTTCTAGGCGCGGCGGAGGCTGGCCTCTATCCGGGTATCCTCTACGTCCTCACCAAATGGTTCCCGCTGCGCCACAGGGCGCGGATCATCGGCCTTCTGGTGCTGGCCCAGCCCATTGCGCTGATCGTGACCGGACCCATCGCCGGGCTGATCCTTTCCACTCCGGGCGCCTTCGGGCTGAGCAACTGGCAGGTCCTGTTCATCGTCTGCGGACTGCCCGCGATGCTCCTGGCGCTGCCGACATTATGGATCCTGCCCGCGTCGCCGCGTCATGCCCGCTGGCTTACGCCGCACCAATTGTCCTGGATCGAAAGGGAGCTCGCCGCGGAGAAAACCACCTTGAAGCTCGAGTCCCACAGCAATCCGCTCCGGGCCATCACCGACAGGAGGGTTCTGCTTCTTGCCCTTCTGTTCCTGCCGTTCCCGCTCGCCATCTATGGTCTGTCACTGTGGCTGCCGACCATCATCAAGCAGTTCGGCGTCAGCGACCTTGCAATTGGCTTCCTGTCGACGGTCCCCTATCTGTTTGCGGTCGCGGGCTTGTGCATCATTCCCGCCCATTCCGATGCCCGCGGTGAGCGTCACTGGCACATTGTCGTCGTCGCGGCTCTGGCAGCCGTGACCCTTGCCGCCAGTGCTTTTGTTGAGACGCCGGCGCTGCAACTGCTCTTCCTGTCTTTGGCGGCCTTCTGCATCTATCCGATCCAGGCCGTGATCTGGACGCTGCCCGGTGTCTTCCTCACCGGCGCGAGTGCCGCGGTGGGTATCGCCACCATCAACTCCCTCGCCAATCTTGGCGGCTACATCGGGCCCTATGGCATTGGCCTCTTGAAGGACGCGACAGGCAGCACCGCCGCGGGCCTCTATTTTCTCGCGGCCGTGCTGTTGTTCGGCGTGTTCATGGCCTTCGTCGTGCGCGCTTCGCTAGACAAAACACAGGCCCTTAAATCAAGGAGATAA
- a CDS encoding dihydrodipicolinate synthase family protein produces the protein MSTSPLKRPHRGVFPVAPTVFDANGALDLDGQKRAIDFMIDAGSNGLCILANFSEQFVLTDAEREAVTVTVLEHVAGRVPVIVTTTHFATAVCAERSRRAQNAGAAMVMIMPPYHGATFRVPEAAIFDFYRAVSDAVSIPIMVQDAPVAGTPLPVPFLAHMAREIENLAYFKIEVPQAAAKLRALIAEGGDAIEGPWDGEEAITLMADLDAGATGAMTGGGYPDGIRQITDAYFAGDREAAMDAYQRWLPLINYENRQCGLSACKALMKEGGVIAHDTVRAPLQPPHPAIRAGLIEIAQRLNPLVLQWGR, from the coding sequence ATGTCCACCTCTCCCTTGAAGCGCCCCCATCGCGGTGTCTTTCCCGTCGCTCCGACAGTGTTCGACGCCAATGGAGCTCTCGATCTCGATGGCCAGAAGCGCGCCATCGATTTCATGATCGATGCCGGCTCCAATGGACTCTGCATTCTCGCCAATTTCTCCGAGCAATTCGTGCTGACCGACGCCGAGCGCGAGGCGGTGACTGTCACCGTGCTGGAGCATGTGGCCGGCCGCGTGCCGGTCATCGTCACTACGACGCATTTCGCTACCGCGGTCTGCGCCGAGCGCTCGCGCCGGGCGCAGAATGCCGGTGCAGCCATGGTCATGATCATGCCGCCCTATCACGGCGCTACCTTCCGCGTGCCCGAGGCCGCCATCTTCGATTTCTATCGCGCCGTCTCCGATGCCGTGTCGATTCCGATCATGGTGCAGGACGCGCCGGTGGCCGGGACACCGCTCCCGGTGCCGTTCCTCGCGCACATGGCACGAGAGATCGAGAATCTCGCCTATTTCAAGATCGAGGTCCCGCAGGCAGCGGCCAAGCTCAGGGCGCTGATCGCGGAAGGCGGCGACGCCATAGAAGGGCCATGGGATGGCGAAGAGGCGATCACGCTGATGGCAGACCTCGACGCCGGTGCGACCGGAGCGATGACTGGCGGCGGTTATCCCGATGGCATCCGCCAAATCACTGACGCTTATTTCGCCGGCGACCGGGAAGCGGCGATGGATGCTTATCAGCGCTGGCTGCCCCTCATTAATTACGAGAACCGCCAGTGCGGTCTTTCGGCCTGCAAGGCGCTCATGAAAGAAGGCGGTGTCATCGCCCACGACACCGTGCGGGCACCCCTGCAGCCGCCGCATCCCGCCATCCGTGCCGGCCTCATCGAGATCGCGCAAAGGCTCAACCCACTCGTCTTGCAATGGGGCAGGTGA
- a CDS encoding IlvD/Edd family dehydratase yields the protein MKDDIPHKPLRSQAWFGRQDKMGFYYRSFLKNSGFPQDQFDGRPVIGICNTWSELTPCNAHFRTIAEHVRYGVLEAGGFPLEFPVSSLGEVTMRPTAMLFRNLASMDVEEAIRAHPLDGVVLLMGCDKTTPALLMGAASADIPTIGVSGGPQLRGVYRGEIIGSGTNIISMSEQLRAGEITLAEFHEAEAAMNRSAGSCMTMGTASTMASMVEALGIGLPENAAIPAADARRNLIARMAGRRIVDMVHEDLKPSDILTRAAFENAIRTLAAIGGSTNAVVHLLAIAGRIGVELTLDDFDQLGRGIHCLVDLMPSGRFLMEDFYYAGGLPAVLRTLGERGLLHRDARTVNGQSIWENVANAPCWNNEVITPFDKAFKADAGIAILKGNLAPDGAVIKPSAASPELMSHTGRAVVFENVEEMHHAVNDETLDIDASCIMVLKNCGPKGYPGMAEVGNMPLPAKLLRQGVRDMIRISDARMSGTAYGTVVLHVAPEATAGGPLALVRNGDLITLDVPARSLHLHVSQEELAARRAVWKPPVPHADRGYARLYIDHVLQADRGADFDFLVGRSGAPVPRDNH from the coding sequence ATGAAAGACGACATTCCCCACAAGCCTCTGCGCAGTCAGGCCTGGTTCGGTCGGCAGGATAAAATGGGCTTCTATTACCGCTCCTTTCTGAAGAATAGCGGCTTCCCGCAGGACCAGTTCGACGGGCGCCCGGTCATCGGCATCTGCAACACCTGGTCCGAGCTCACACCCTGCAATGCCCATTTCCGCACCATTGCGGAGCATGTGCGCTACGGCGTGTTGGAAGCGGGTGGCTTTCCGCTGGAATTCCCGGTTTCCTCGCTCGGCGAAGTGACCATGCGCCCGACCGCAATGTTGTTCCGCAATCTTGCGTCAATGGATGTCGAGGAGGCGATCCGCGCGCATCCGCTTGACGGCGTCGTGCTGTTGATGGGTTGCGACAAAACCACCCCCGCGCTGCTGATGGGTGCCGCCTCGGCGGACATTCCGACCATTGGGGTTTCGGGCGGACCGCAGCTGCGCGGCGTCTATCGCGGTGAGATCATCGGCTCTGGAACTAACATCATTTCCATGAGCGAGCAGCTGCGGGCTGGCGAGATCACCCTCGCCGAGTTCCATGAAGCCGAAGCCGCGATGAACCGCTCTGCGGGCAGCTGCATGACCATGGGAACCGCCTCCACTATGGCCTCCATGGTGGAAGCTCTCGGCATCGGACTGCCCGAGAATGCCGCCATTCCCGCCGCCGACGCCCGCCGTAACCTCATCGCTCGCATGGCGGGACGGCGCATCGTTGACATGGTGCATGAGGATCTGAAGCCTTCGGACATCCTTACCCGTGCCGCCTTCGAGAACGCGATCCGAACGCTCGCTGCTATCGGCGGCTCCACCAATGCAGTGGTTCACCTCCTTGCTATTGCCGGGCGCATCGGCGTCGAGCTCACGCTCGATGATTTCGACCAGCTGGGTCGTGGCATTCACTGCCTCGTGGATCTCATGCCGTCCGGCCGTTTTCTGATGGAGGATTTCTATTATGCGGGTGGCCTGCCGGCCGTGCTGCGCACGCTGGGCGAGCGTGGCCTCCTCCATCGTGATGCACGGACGGTCAATGGGCAAAGCATTTGGGAGAATGTCGCGAATGCGCCCTGTTGGAACAATGAGGTGATCACACCCTTCGACAAAGCGTTCAAGGCTGACGCAGGCATCGCCATCCTCAAGGGTAACCTTGCGCCCGACGGAGCGGTGATCAAGCCTTCCGCTGCCTCCCCCGAACTGATGAGCCACACCGGCCGCGCCGTGGTTTTTGAGAATGTGGAAGAGATGCATCATGCGGTGAACGACGAGACGCTCGACATCGACGCCTCCTGCATTATGGTGCTCAAGAACTGCGGACCGAAGGGCTATCCAGGCATGGCCGAGGTCGGCAACATGCCGCTGCCGGCCAAGCTGCTGCGTCAAGGTGTGCGCGATATGATCCGTATCTCGGATGCGCGTATGTCGGGCACTGCTTATGGCACAGTAGTGTTGCATGTCGCACCGGAGGCCACGGCCGGCGGCCCCTTGGCCTTGGTCCGCAACGGCGATCTGATCACCCTCGACGTACCGGCTCGCTCGCTCCACCTGCATGTGAGCCAGGAAGAGCTCGCCGCGCGCCGCGCCGTGTGGAAGCCACCCGTTCCTCACGCCGATCGCGGCTACGCCCGCCTCTATATCGACCACGTGCTGCAGGCCGATCGCGGCGCCGATTTCGATTTCCTCGTCGGGCGTTCCGGCGCGCCCGTGCCGCGCGACAATCATTGA
- a CDS encoding FadR/GntR family transcriptional regulator has translation MTSPLVVIPSRRTNSNNAEVARIIGIDIIASRYKEGAKLPGDAELTMLFGISRPVLRESVKTLVAKGLLSTKARVGTVVRERAAWNMFDPDVLAWHLDAGIDARFLRDLSEIRLAVEPRAAALAAERRTDQDIALMRAIITNMYAAASRGAENFAEADLGFHLLIANASGNPFMRSIGAVIEAALRVSFRLSAPRDEREFEISVAAHERIVDAIAEKNSESAAAAMTNVIFSGQRRHRAAD, from the coding sequence ATGACGTCCCCGCTCGTTGTCATTCCCAGTCGCAGAACCAACTCCAATAATGCGGAAGTGGCACGCATCATCGGCATCGACATCATTGCCAGCCGTTACAAGGAAGGCGCCAAACTGCCCGGAGACGCCGAACTCACCATGCTGTTCGGCATATCGCGTCCGGTCCTGCGCGAGAGTGTAAAAACCCTCGTCGCCAAGGGGCTGCTCAGCACGAAGGCCCGGGTGGGCACGGTGGTGCGTGAACGCGCCGCCTGGAACATGTTCGATCCTGACGTGCTGGCCTGGCATCTCGATGCCGGCATCGACGCCCGCTTCCTGCGCGATCTCTCCGAAATCCGGCTCGCTGTCGAGCCACGGGCGGCTGCTTTGGCCGCTGAGCGGCGGACCGACCAAGACATCGCCCTGATGCGCGCAATCATCACCAACATGTATGCAGCTGCTTCACGAGGGGCGGAAAATTTCGCGGAAGCAGATCTCGGTTTTCATCTTCTCATTGCGAATGCCTCCGGCAATCCGTTCATGCGCTCCATCGGTGCGGTCATCGAGGCGGCCTTGCGCGTGTCCTTTCGTCTCAGCGCTCCCCGCGATGAACGCGAATTTGAAATCTCCGTCGCCGCCCATGAGCGCATCGTCGACGCCATCGCTGAAAAGAATTCCGAGTCGGCAGCGGCTGCGATGACCAATGTCATTTTCTCAGGCCAGCGCCGCCACCGGGCAGCGGACTGA
- a CDS encoding sugar ABC transporter substrate-binding protein codes for MLLKALLLVSFIAGALLATDARAAADLVIGISQIDLESGGRATETSVSAQKRIITLKIADTSSAAESVSGADPLPL; via the coding sequence ATGCTTCTCAAGGCATTGCTGCTTGTCAGCTTCATTGCCGGCGCGCTGCTTGCGACAGACGCCCGCGCTGCCGCCGACCTTGTCATCGGCATCTCACAGATCGATTTGGAATCGGGCGGGCGAGCCACCGAGACCTCCGTCTCGGCCCAAAAGCGCATCATCACTCTCAAAATCGCCGACACCTCATCTGCCGCCGAATCTGTCAGTGGCGCGGACCCTCTTCCTTTGTAG
- a CDS encoding 4Fe-4S dicluster domain-containing protein, whose protein sequence is MIVHIFEDLCTGCNACVAACPTHVLDPAEAGRVPLIARQDQCQTCFMCELYCEKDAIYVGPIQQGPEPVDPELIRKSGLLGQLRRDYEWDAGPDDPAPLREFWRLGPLLMEGAQTAEKRYEERHPESAALPPR, encoded by the coding sequence ATGATCGTGCATATTTTCGAAGATCTCTGCACAGGCTGCAATGCATGCGTTGCAGCCTGTCCCACGCATGTTCTTGATCCGGCGGAAGCGGGCAGGGTTCCGCTCATAGCACGTCAGGACCAATGCCAGACCTGTTTCATGTGCGAGCTCTATTGCGAAAAGGACGCGATCTATGTCGGTCCAATCCAGCAGGGGCCAGAACCCGTCGACCCTGAATTGATCCGCAAATCCGGCCTGCTTGGTCAGCTTCGCCGCGATTATGAATGGGATGCCGGCCCAGATGATCCTGCTCCGCTCCGTGAATTCTGGCGGCTCGGTCCGCTTTTGATGGAGGGGGCACAGACCGCTGAGAAGCGTTATGAGGAACGCCACCCTGAATCGGCTGCATTGCCACCTCGCTAG
- a CDS encoding FAD-dependent oxidoreductase, producing the protein MIVDTDVLVIGGGMAAAWAAISAAREGADVVVVDKGFVGTSGVTATGGPNHWWVPPDDAQRESAVERRYATSCGLADKGWMARIIDITWQTLPQLAGYYRFATDSRGQPYYPGVRGPEYLRALRNLALESGVHIFDQHPALELLVHKDGSIAGAAGYARLERQHWQIRAGAVILATGGCAFRSGLIGSYTNTGDGHLMAGEVGAEFSGMEFNVAYSISPAWISTRTLPYTGARYYDVSGQELDIPPFRSGTAYLKALAKAFAAGPVYADLHDAPVDLKSILRHIQPATIAPFERKGIKIFEDRFEVKLFGEGTVRGTGGLKITGAHCETSIAGLYAAGDTATRELIAGATSGGGAQNAAWALTSGILSGKGAAHLARRLGRRSTETIKPAGAAALRPSGTAKPIDMQAIVQRVQDQVLPLERALWRTSKDLSNTSVLLDEAWREIIVYGHAEGLGIVAARETAAMTSVARLCTAAALAREESRGIHSRADRTDTVPEYTSRLLVGGLDSDHLWTRYETDTTMKAIA; encoded by the coding sequence ATGATTGTTGATACAGATGTTCTTGTCATCGGTGGCGGAATGGCAGCAGCCTGGGCGGCTATTTCGGCCGCGCGGGAAGGTGCCGATGTCGTTGTCGTGGACAAAGGCTTCGTCGGGACCAGTGGTGTTACAGCGACGGGCGGGCCGAACCATTGGTGGGTTCCTCCGGACGATGCACAGCGTGAATCCGCGGTCGAACGTCGATATGCAACGAGTTGCGGCCTTGCCGACAAGGGATGGATGGCGAGGATCATCGATATAACCTGGCAGACATTACCGCAGCTCGCTGGATATTACCGCTTTGCCACAGACAGCCGAGGTCAGCCTTATTATCCCGGTGTCAGGGGACCCGAATATTTACGAGCATTGCGTAATCTCGCCCTGGAGAGCGGCGTCCATATTTTCGATCAGCATCCGGCTCTTGAACTCCTGGTTCACAAGGATGGGTCCATTGCCGGTGCAGCAGGCTATGCGCGACTTGAAAGGCAACATTGGCAAATTCGCGCCGGAGCCGTGATTCTGGCGACGGGTGGCTGTGCTTTTCGTTCGGGTTTGATCGGCAGCTATACCAACACAGGCGATGGTCATTTGATGGCTGGCGAGGTCGGCGCCGAATTTTCTGGCATGGAATTCAACGTTGCCTATTCGATTTCTCCGGCCTGGATTTCAACACGCACGCTTCCGTATACAGGAGCACGCTATTACGATGTGTCCGGTCAGGAGCTTGATATTCCACCGTTCAGGTCAGGGACCGCTTATTTGAAGGCTCTCGCGAAAGCGTTTGCCGCAGGGCCTGTCTATGCGGATTTGCATGACGCTCCTGTCGATTTGAAATCGATACTGCGGCACATTCAGCCCGCAACCATCGCTCCTTTCGAGCGGAAGGGGATCAAGATCTTCGAGGATCGTTTCGAGGTGAAACTTTTTGGCGAAGGGACGGTGCGTGGGACGGGGGGATTGAAAATCACCGGGGCGCATTGCGAGACAAGTATTGCGGGACTTTATGCGGCGGGAGATACAGCGACGCGGGAGCTTATCGCTGGTGCGACAAGCGGCGGCGGTGCACAAAACGCCGCTTGGGCGTTAACATCGGGCATCCTGTCTGGCAAAGGTGCCGCACATTTGGCGCGTCGGTTAGGTCGCCGCTCCACTGAGACCATTAAGCCTGCGGGTGCAGCCGCGCTGCGTCCCTCTGGCACAGCCAAACCGATCGACATGCAGGCGATTGTTCAGCGCGTGCAAGATCAGGTCCTGCCATTGGAGCGTGCTCTTTGGCGCACATCCAAAGACCTGTCGAACACAAGCGTTCTTCTGGATGAGGCATGGCGTGAGATTATTGTGTATGGCCATGCTGAAGGTCTTGGGATCGTCGCTGCCCGTGAGACAGCGGCAATGACCTCGGTGGCGCGTTTATGTACCGCGGCCGCACTCGCACGCGAGGAAAGCCGCGGTATTCATTCGCGTGCTGACAGGACGGATACGGTTCCGGAATATACGAGCCGTTTGCTTGTTGGCGGTCTGGACTCGGATCATCTTTGGACGCGCTATGAAACAGATACGACAATGAAGGCTATTGCATGA
- a CDS encoding TauD/TfdA dioxygenase family protein — MSAVAQLQSEASFPLTISPLQPTIGAEIAGVDLREPLTPALRDEIKAAILKYKVVFFRDQHITREQQAAFARQFGPLYTHPTTKQTDTGVDASIHRIAAVDFQLYEKEAAVRAKDEIQEFYHTDTSWRLVPTWGAVLRAVTLPDVGGDTIWVDAGLAYRNLPDDIRERLEGLHVTHDFRNALLCAGHDYPIVAHKIVRTHRETGEKILWVNFSQHPTIIGLDRAESRALLEEVAAVYRRPEHQVRFSWRPGSIAFWDNRASVHYAVRNYGDFPRLLERILIQDEKLYADL; from the coding sequence ATGAGCGCTGTCGCCCAACTGCAATCTGAAGCCTCGTTCCCCCTCACGATCTCCCCCTTGCAGCCCACCATCGGCGCCGAGATCGCCGGCGTCGACCTGCGTGAACCCCTTACGCCTGCTTTGCGCGACGAGATCAAGGCGGCCATTCTCAAATACAAAGTCGTGTTCTTCCGTGACCAGCATATCACCCGTGAACAACAGGCCGCCTTCGCCCGTCAGTTCGGTCCGCTGTACACCCATCCGACGACCAAACAAACGGATACGGGAGTGGACGCCTCCATCCATCGGATCGCCGCCGTTGATTTTCAGCTCTATGAAAAAGAAGCGGCGGTGCGCGCAAAGGACGAAATTCAGGAATTCTATCATACTGATACGAGCTGGCGCTTGGTGCCGACCTGGGGCGCTGTGCTGCGTGCTGTGACTCTCCCGGACGTCGGCGGCGACACGATCTGGGTGGATGCCGGTCTTGCCTACCGCAATCTGCCTGATGACATTCGCGAGCGGCTCGAGGGCCTGCATGTCACACATGATTTCCGCAACGCCTTGCTGTGCGCAGGCCATGATTATCCGATTGTTGCCCACAAGATCGTGCGGACTCACCGCGAGACCGGAGAGAAAATCCTCTGGGTGAATTTCAGCCAGCATCCGACGATTATCGGGCTCGACCGAGCCGAGAGCCGTGCCCTGCTGGAAGAAGTCGCTGCCGTTTACCGCCGCCCGGAACATCAGGTTCGCTTCAGCTGGCGGCCGGGATCAATCGCCTTCTGGGATAATCGGGCGAGTGTCCATTATGCCGTCCGCAATTATGGCGATTTTCCACGCCTGCTCGAACGCATCCTTATTCAGGACGAGAAACTCTACGCCGATCTGTAA
- a CDS encoding ABC transporter substrate-binding protein: MTRRITVFCARRTPVMRLGLLLALVLYVITSLSTVWADDTDVLKIGDQKGGTHALMQAAGVLDDIPYRLEWRVFAAAAPLTEALAAGAIDAGLLGDAPFLFAYASGAPIRVIAAAAPDGEKSAGVAILVPKNSQIKSPQELKGHLLGTIRGSAGHHFALLALEHFGIDPRDVKFVFLGPAEAKAALSTGAIDAWSIWDPYLTLAEMQDGARPLVDGPEVPRTGFVIEAANIDAINKKQALLENFLGRFRQARTWLGTHIADYAQVWAKETGLPVEVANVVAQRHYALFKRDITLDHTLSDQLAAVFDIYRRLGVVTLEHGVPDIDKALAPVFNSVLSASSNRTGQSFSSQKITE, translated from the coding sequence ATGACGAGACGCATAACAGTGTTTTGCGCACGACGTACCCCTGTCATGCGTCTCGGTCTCCTTCTCGCCCTGGTTCTGTATGTGATTACCAGTCTATCGACCGTATGGGCCGACGACACAGACGTTTTGAAAATCGGCGATCAAAAGGGCGGCACGCATGCCTTGATGCAAGCGGCCGGTGTGCTTGATGACATTCCTTATCGTCTTGAATGGCGGGTCTTTGCGGCCGCCGCTCCCCTGACCGAGGCTTTGGCTGCGGGTGCCATTGATGCGGGCCTTTTGGGTGATGCACCATTTCTTTTCGCCTATGCGAGCGGCGCGCCGATCCGGGTGATTGCAGCGGCGGCACCCGATGGCGAGAAAAGTGCGGGCGTGGCAATTCTCGTCCCCAAAAACTCGCAGATCAAATCACCTCAAGAGCTCAAGGGCCATTTGCTTGGCACGATCCGTGGTTCGGCCGGTCATCATTTCGCGCTCCTTGCGCTGGAACATTTCGGCATCGATCCACGCGATGTCAAATTCGTCTTTCTCGGCCCGGCTGAGGCCAAGGCCGCCTTGAGTACCGGCGCGATCGACGCCTGGTCGATCTGGGATCCCTACCTCACCCTAGCCGAAATGCAGGATGGCGCGCGCCCCCTCGTTGATGGGCCGGAGGTGCCGCGAACCGGCTTCGTCATCGAGGCGGCCAATATTGACGCCATCAATAAGAAACAGGCGCTCCTTGAAAATTTTCTAGGCCGCTTCCGTCAAGCCAGGACTTGGCTCGGCACACATATCGCTGATTATGCGCAGGTATGGGCCAAGGAAACCGGCTTGCCTGTCGAGGTCGCGAATGTCGTCGCACAACGCCATTACGCATTATTCAAAAGGGATATTACCCTCGATCACACGCTGTCTGATCAGCTTGCGGCTGTGTTCGACATTTATCGCCGGCTCGGGGTCGTGACACTGGAGCATGGTGTGCCTGATATCGATAAGGCACTAGCACCAGTCTTCAATTCCGTTCTGTCAGCTTCTTCCAATCGGACAGGGCAATCCTTTTCGTCGCAAAAGATCACAGAGTAA